A genomic segment from Pseudomonas sp. M30-35 encodes:
- a CDS encoding dynamin-like GTPase family protein: MSMERLTQQIDAYVTWKRELMREIVRYRSWLEANRLSSDTVTAKLERALRVLRTDHITLAFVGEFSRGKTELINSLFFSSYGQRMLPSHAGRTTMCPTELFFDPRSERSYIRLLPIETRTSEASVAQFKRAPQHWINIPLDISHPDNMIEAFTQVSKTKPMKVEDAIQLGFHPDSLENSGKPGIVMVPAWRHALVNFDHPLLRQGLRILDTPGLNALGCEPELTLSMLPSAQAILFLLSADTGVTASDMAAWQQHIHPLEEESHASLFAVLNKIDVLWDDLAGETFVQNSIRQIQTLTAKQLGVKPDDVLPLSAKQALLAKVRKDPDLLARSQMHSLETLLCERIVSQKERLIEDHVVNQVLGLVQNSQHVLNVRLEQVSQQQVLLNTHQQDNGQMLFELTAKTKEDHSQHHKRLLGLKTNQRLLKRQGDMLRAAVRPEQLEIHMARARKELTSCWTTVGINQAIVHFFSSIKNDLHNLGYEAETANTMVAAVYRRHNEENPLNGVDAPQFNVERYARELKQLQIKADQFRLQLKSLLTEQKSLAKRFFATLAQEVVGMHQRLRQDADQWTNDALMPLMQHTLEHKQLLETHMLRLKALAQETQQTRQRTRQLALYHEDLSAQLSEAAEMLRNLRRPAPIKRHNKVVNLPVAARSMSGTE; encoded by the coding sequence ATGAGCATGGAACGTCTCACCCAGCAGATTGACGCCTATGTCACGTGGAAGCGTGAGTTAATGCGTGAAATCGTGCGCTATCGGAGTTGGCTGGAAGCTAATCGATTAAGCTCAGACACCGTCACAGCCAAGCTTGAGCGGGCACTACGGGTTTTGCGCACAGATCACATCACGCTGGCGTTCGTTGGCGAGTTCTCGCGCGGTAAAACCGAGCTAATCAACAGCTTGTTCTTCTCTTCTTATGGCCAGCGCATGCTGCCATCGCATGCCGGGCGCACTACGATGTGCCCGACGGAGTTGTTCTTCGACCCACGCTCCGAGCGTTCGTATATCCGTCTGCTGCCGATTGAAACCCGCACCTCTGAGGCCAGCGTTGCCCAGTTCAAGCGCGCGCCCCAGCATTGGATAAATATTCCGCTGGATATCAGTCATCCAGATAACATGATTGAAGCCTTCACCCAAGTATCGAAAACCAAACCGATGAAGGTTGAAGACGCGATCCAATTGGGCTTCCACCCAGACTCGCTGGAAAACAGCGGCAAACCTGGCATTGTCATGGTTCCTGCCTGGCGCCATGCCTTGGTCAATTTCGACCATCCACTGCTGCGCCAAGGCTTACGCATTCTCGACACCCCTGGCCTTAACGCACTGGGCTGCGAACCTGAGCTGACACTCTCAATGCTGCCGAGCGCGCAGGCGATCCTGTTCTTGCTGTCTGCCGACACCGGCGTGACCGCAAGCGATATGGCCGCCTGGCAGCAGCATATTCATCCGCTTGAAGAAGAAAGCCACGCCAGTTTATTTGCCGTACTGAATAAGATTGACGTGCTTTGGGATGATTTGGCTGGCGAGACGTTCGTGCAGAATAGCATCCGTCAGATCCAGACCCTCACCGCCAAACAACTTGGGGTTAAACCAGACGACGTGCTGCCGCTTTCGGCTAAGCAGGCGCTTTTGGCGAAAGTGCGCAAAGACCCGGACCTGCTGGCACGCAGCCAAATGCACAGTCTGGAAACACTGCTCTGCGAGCGCATCGTCAGCCAAAAAGAACGCTTGATCGAAGATCATGTGGTGAATCAGGTGCTCGGCTTAGTACAAAACAGTCAGCACGTCCTGAACGTGCGCCTTGAGCAAGTTAGTCAGCAGCAGGTCCTGCTTAATACGCATCAGCAAGATAACGGTCAGATGCTTTTTGAGCTGACGGCCAAGACCAAAGAAGATCACAGCCAGCACCACAAGCGCTTGCTGGGCCTGAAAACCAATCAGCGGCTACTCAAACGCCAAGGCGATATGCTCCGCGCTGCGGTGCGCCCCGAGCAACTCGAAATACACATGGCGCGCGCCCGTAAAGAACTCACCAGTTGCTGGACAACCGTGGGTATCAATCAAGCAATCGTGCATTTCTTTAGCTCGATCAAAAACGATCTGCACAACCTTGGCTATGAAGCGGAAACCGCCAATACCATGGTCGCCGCGGTTTACCGCAGGCATAACGAAGAAAACCCGCTCAATGGCGTTGATGCACCGCAGTTCAATGTTGAACGCTATGCGCGCGAACTCAAGCAGCTGCAAATCAAGGCTGATCAGTTCCGCTTGCAATTGAAGTCCCTGCTGACCGAGCAAAAAAGCCTGGCTAAACGCTTCTTTGCCACCCTTGCGCAAGAAGTCGTCGGCATGCACCAACGCCTGCGCCAAGATGCCGATCAATGGACCAACGATGCCTTGATGCCGCTGATGCAGCACACGCTAGAGCACAAGCAGCTACTTGAAACACATATGTTGCGACTCAAGGCACTGGCCCAAGAAACCCAACAAACCCGTCAGCGCACCCGGCAATTGGCGCTCTATCACGAAGACCTGAGTGCACAGTTGAGTGAAGCGGCGGAAATGTTGCGTAACTTGCGCCGCCCGGCGCCAATCAAGCGTCATAACAAGGTTGTGAACCTGCCAGTAGCTGCTCGCAGCATGAGCGGCACCGAATAA
- a CDS encoding YggT family protein: protein MIGLNTAGVYILQTIGSFYLLIVLLRFILQLVRADFYNPLSQFIVRATQPLLKPMRKLIPSIFGLDTSSLILALIVQFVLMELTLMLMGYGFGAPLLVLIWSIIGVTALFLKVFFFTLIISVILSWVAQGSHNPAVELVNQICEPLLVPFRRILPNLGGLDLSPILAFLVLNLIDMLVIRNLAVYTGMLSGLSLAI from the coding sequence ATGATTGGTCTGAACACTGCAGGCGTCTACATCCTGCAAACTATCGGCAGTTTCTACTTGTTGATTGTACTGCTGCGATTCATCCTGCAATTGGTCCGCGCTGACTTCTATAACCCGCTTAGCCAGTTTATCGTGCGCGCGACTCAGCCATTGTTGAAACCGATGCGCAAACTCATACCGAGCATTTTCGGGCTCGACACGTCCTCGCTAATCCTCGCGCTGATCGTCCAGTTTGTGCTGATGGAGCTAACCCTGATGCTCATGGGTTATGGCTTTGGCGCTCCGCTGCTGGTGCTGATTTGGTCGATCATTGGCGTCACTGCATTGTTCCTCAAGGTATTCTTCTTCACCTTGATCATCAGTGTGATCCTGTCCTGGGTCGCACAAGGCAGCCACAACCCTGCGGTTGAGCTAGTCAATCAGATCTGTGAACCGTTGCTGGTTCCGTTTCGGCGCATCCTGCCAAACCTTGGTGGTCTCGACCTGTCGCCGATCCTGGCATTTTTGGTACTCAACCTGATCGACATGCTGGTGATCCGCAACCTGGCCGTTTATACCGGCATGCTCTCGGGCCTCAGCCTCGCGATCTAA
- the proC gene encoding pyrroline-5-carboxylate reductase, translated as MTSPRIAFIGAGNMAASLIGGMRAQGVDASAIRASDRGEEQRAKISAEHGISTFASNAEAIEGADVIVLSIKPQVMKEVCVDLAQHLKPGQLVISIAAGINCTSLENWLGERPIVRCMPNTPALLRQGVSGLYANAQVSPEQKDQAEQLLNAVGMTVWLDQEQQIDAVTAVSGSGPAYFFLLIEAMTAAGEKLGLPRETAAKLTLQTALGAAHMAVASDVDAGELRRRVTSPAGTTEAAIKTFQAGRFEVLVDDALNAAARRSAELAEQLGK; from the coding sequence ATGACTTCTCCTCGCATCGCCTTTATCGGCGCGGGCAACATGGCTGCCAGCCTCATCGGCGGCATGCGCGCGCAAGGCGTGGACGCCAGCGCCATTCGTGCCAGTGACCGCGGCGAAGAACAACGCGCGAAAATCTCTGCAGAACACGGCATCAGTACATTCGCCAGTAACGCCGAGGCGATTGAAGGTGCTGATGTGATCGTTCTGTCGATCAAACCGCAAGTGATGAAAGAGGTCTGCGTCGATCTCGCCCAGCACCTCAAACCGGGTCAGTTGGTGATATCCATTGCTGCCGGTATCAACTGCACCAGCCTCGAAAACTGGCTGGGCGAGCGACCCATAGTGCGCTGCATGCCCAATACGCCAGCCCTGCTACGCCAAGGCGTCAGTGGTTTGTACGCCAACGCCCAGGTTAGCCCCGAGCAAAAAGATCAGGCGGAGCAACTGCTCAATGCAGTCGGCATGACCGTTTGGCTTGACCAAGAGCAACAAATCGATGCTGTCACCGCAGTATCAGGCAGCGGTCCCGCGTATTTCTTTCTATTGATCGAGGCCATGACCGCTGCAGGCGAAAAACTCGGCCTGCCACGCGAAACTGCGGCCAAACTGACTCTGCAAACAGCCTTGGGTGCCGCGCACATGGCCGTCGCCAGCGATGTAGACGCGGGTGAACTGCGACGCCGGGTGACGTCGCCAGCGGGCACCACTGAAGCTGCAATCAAAACCTTCCAGGCTGGCCGTTTTGAGGTTCTGGTTGATGACGCATTAAACGCCGCTGCTCGCCGCTCGGCTGAGCTGGCCGAACAGCTAGGCAAATAA
- a CDS encoding YggS family pyridoxal phosphate-dependent enzyme, with amino-acid sequence MSTISENIAKVGTRIREAAHACARQPETIGLLAVSKTKPASAIRQAYAAGLHDFGENYLQEALDKQHDLSDLPLIWHFIGPIQSNKTRAIAENFAWVHAVDRLKVAERLSTQRPAHLPALNICIQVNVSQEASKAGCTPEQLPALAAAVNQLPNLRLRGLMAIPEPSDDPAEQNAAFASLRELQQGLNLNLDTLSMGMSHDLEAAIAQGATWVRIGTALFGARNYSSESTQEPSL; translated from the coding sequence ATGTCCACGATATCAGAGAATATAGCAAAGGTCGGAACTCGGATCCGTGAGGCGGCGCATGCCTGTGCACGTCAACCCGAGACAATTGGTTTGCTTGCTGTAAGCAAAACCAAACCCGCCTCAGCAATTCGCCAGGCTTATGCAGCGGGGCTGCATGATTTTGGTGAAAATTATCTACAAGAAGCGCTGGATAAACAGCACGATTTATCTGATTTGCCATTGATTTGGCATTTCATCGGCCCCATTCAGTCAAATAAGACCCGCGCCATCGCTGAAAACTTTGCTTGGGTGCACGCTGTTGATCGCCTCAAGGTTGCTGAACGCTTATCTACTCAGCGCCCTGCACATCTGCCAGCATTGAATATCTGCATACAGGTCAATGTCAGCCAAGAAGCGAGCAAAGCAGGTTGCACGCCTGAACAATTGCCAGCACTGGCGGCGGCAGTGAATCAATTACCAAACTTACGGTTAAGGGGCTTGATGGCAATTCCAGAGCCCAGCGATGACCCGGCTGAACAAAATGCGGCGTTTGCCTCACTGCGCGAGTTGCAGCAAGGCTTGAACCTCAACCTCGATACATTATCCATGGGCATGAGTCACGACCTTGAAGCGGCTATTGCCCAAGGCGCGACTTGGGTTCGAATTGGTACGGCACTGTTTGGTGCCCGCAACTATTCCTCTGAATCAACACAGGAACCTTCGCTATGA
- the pilT gene encoding type IV pilus twitching motility protein PilT, which produces MDITELLAFSAKQGASDLHLSSGLPPMIRVDGDVRRINLPALDHKQVHALIYDIMNDKQRKDFEEFLETDFSFEVPGVARFRVNAFNQNRGAGAVFRTIPSKVLTMEDLGMGEVFRKITDVPRGLVLVTGPTGSGKSTTLAAMLDYLNATKYHHILTIEDPIEFVHESKKCLVNQREVHRDTLGFSEALRSALREDPDIILVGEMRDLETIRLALTAAETGHLVFGTLHTTSAAKTIDRVVDVFPAEEKSMVRSMLSESLQAVISQTLLKKIGGGRVAAHEIMIGTPAIRNLIREDKVAQMYSSIQTGGSLGMQTLDACLKGLVAKGLVSRESAREKSKNPENF; this is translated from the coding sequence ATGGATATCACAGAACTGCTGGCGTTCAGTGCCAAGCAAGGTGCTTCAGACTTGCACCTTTCTTCGGGGCTGCCACCGATGATTCGTGTTGATGGTGACGTGCGTCGCATCAACCTGCCAGCGCTGGACCATAAACAGGTGCATGCGCTGATCTACGACATCATGAACGACAAGCAGCGTAAGGATTTTGAAGAGTTTCTTGAAACTGACTTCTCGTTTGAAGTGCCGGGTGTCGCGCGTTTCCGGGTTAACGCCTTTAACCAGAATCGCGGTGCTGGCGCTGTATTCCGGACAATTCCTTCCAAGGTGCTGACCATGGAGGACCTCGGCATGGGCGAGGTTTTTCGCAAGATTACCGACGTGCCGCGCGGCCTGGTTCTGGTGACCGGCCCAACAGGTTCGGGTAAGTCGACAACCCTGGCGGCGATGCTTGATTACCTCAACGCCACTAAATATCACCATATTCTGACCATTGAAGACCCAATCGAATTCGTACATGAGTCGAAGAAGTGTCTGGTCAACCAGCGTGAAGTTCACCGCGACACATTGGGCTTCTCTGAAGCACTGCGCTCGGCGTTGCGGGAAGACCCGGACATCATTCTGGTGGGTGAGATGCGTGACCTTGAAACCATCCGCCTGGCACTGACCGCCGCAGAAACCGGCCACTTGGTATTCGGCACCTTGCACACCACCTCGGCGGCAAAAACCATCGACCGGGTTGTTGACGTATTCCCGGCTGAAGAAAAATCCATGGTTCGCTCGATGTTGTCAGAATCATTGCAGGCGGTTATTTCCCAGACCCTGTTGAAGAAAATCGGCGGTGGTCGGGTGGCTGCGCACGAAATCATGATCGGCACACCGGCGATTCGTAACCTGATCCGTGAAGACAAAGTGGCGCAGATGTACTCATCGATCCAGACCGGCGGTTCGCTGGGCATGCAAACCCTTGATGCCTGCCTGAAAGGGTTGGTGGCAAAAGGCTTGGTCAGCCGCGAAAGCGCGCGTGAGAAATCCAAGAACCCTGAGAACTTCTAA
- a CDS encoding PilT/PilU family type 4a pilus ATPase: MDFEKLLRLMVEKGGSDLFITAGVPPSMKVNGKIMPITKTAMSPEQTRETVHSVMNEQQRRDFTENHECNFAISARGVGRFRVSAFYQRNLAGMVLRRIETNIPTLDDLQLPEILKKLALTKRGLVLFVGATGTGKSTSLAAMIGYRNKNSSGHIISIEDPIEYIHQHQNCIVTQREVGIDTESFEVALKNTLRQAPDVILIGEVRTRETMDHAVAFAETGHLCLATLHANNANQALDRIINFFPADRQNQVWMDLSLNLKAIVAQQLIPTPDGKGRRAVIEVLINTPLAADLIRKGDVHELKALMKRSTEQGMQTFDQALYNLYSQGEITYEDALLYADSANDLRLMIKLGSETDGDHLTSMSQGLSLEVSNDDNPGRSFR; this comes from the coding sequence ATGGACTTTGAAAAACTGCTGCGCCTGATGGTCGAGAAAGGTGGTTCTGACCTTTTCATTACAGCGGGCGTGCCACCGTCGATGAAGGTCAACGGCAAGATCATGCCGATCACCAAAACCGCCATGTCGCCTGAGCAAACGCGTGAAACCGTGCATTCGGTGATGAACGAGCAGCAGCGTCGCGACTTCACTGAGAATCACGAATGTAACTTCGCGATCAGCGCGCGTGGCGTTGGCCGTTTCCGGGTCAGTGCGTTTTATCAGCGCAACCTGGCAGGCATGGTATTGCGCCGGATCGAAACCAATATCCCAACGCTTGATGACTTGCAGCTACCGGAAATTCTAAAAAAACTGGCACTGACCAAGCGCGGTTTGGTGCTGTTCGTTGGGGCGACAGGTACAGGTAAATCGACCTCTCTGGCGGCGATGATCGGCTATCGCAACAAGAACAGCAGCGGTCACATCATTTCCATTGAAGACCCGATCGAATATATCCACCAACACCAGAACTGCATCGTCACTCAGCGTGAAGTGGGTATCGACACCGAGTCATTTGAAGTCGCGCTGAAAAACACCCTGCGCCAGGCGCCCGATGTGATCCTGATTGGTGAGGTGCGAACCCGTGAAACCATGGATCACGCCGTCGCCTTCGCTGAAACCGGTCACCTGTGCCTTGCCACCTTGCACGCCAACAACGCCAACCAGGCGTTGGACCGGATCATCAACTTCTTCCCGGCTGACCGACAGAATCAGGTGTGGATGGATTTGTCGCTCAACCTCAAGGCAATCGTCGCCCAGCAGCTGATCCCAACCCCGGACGGCAAAGGCCGTCGCGCGGTAATTGAAGTCTTGATTAACACGCCGCTGGCTGCTGACTTGATTCGCAAAGGCGATGTGCACGAGCTCAAGGCGTTGATGAAACGCTCAACCGAGCAGGGTATGCAGACCTTTGACCAGGCGCTGTACAACCTCTACAGCCAAGGCGAAATCACTTACGAAGATGCCTTGCTCTATGCTGACTCGGCGAACGACTTGCGTCTGATGATCAAACTCGGCTCAGAAACCGACGGTGATCACCTGACCAGCATGTCTCAAGGCTTGTCATTGGAAGTCAGCAACGACGATAACCCGGGCCGCAGCTTCCGTTAG
- a CDS encoding TM2 domain-containing protein, whose amino-acid sequence MQQQDTHSKTIGYLLWIFGFLGAHRFYYGKPVTGTIWFFTLGLFFIGWIIDLFLIPSMDKEADLRFTAGETDYNVAWILLTFLGIFGVHRMYQGKWITGIIYLFTGGLLFVGVLYDFWTLNTQVSLKNASRA is encoded by the coding sequence ATGCAGCAACAAGACACTCACAGTAAGACAATCGGCTATCTGTTGTGGATTTTCGGGTTTCTCGGTGCTCATCGTTTTTACTACGGTAAACCAGTGACTGGAACCATCTGGTTTTTCACCTTGGGCCTGTTCTTTATCGGTTGGATTATCGACCTGTTCCTGATCCCCTCCATGGATAAAGAAGCCGATTTGCGCTTCACCGCGGGCGAAACCGATTACAATGTTGCCTGGATTCTGTTGACCTTCCTCGGTATTTTCGGCGTACACCGTATGTACCAAGGCAAGTGGATCACCGGGATCATCTACCTGTTCACTGGCGGCTTGCTCTTTGTCGGCGTGCTGTATGATTTTTGGACACTCAATACCCAAGTGTCACTGAAGAACGCCTCACGGGCGTAG
- a CDS encoding phosphorylcholine phosphatase, translated as MKLAPKLLVAALCLGLAGQAFSTELTHWPAPAAKQLNAMIEANANKGNFAVFDMDNTSYRNDLEESLLPFMENKGLITREKLDPSLKLMPFKDTADHKESLFSYYYRLCEVDDMVCYPWVAQVFSGFTLQELKGYVDELMASGKPVPSTYYDGDEVKTIEVQPPKVFAGQTELYNKLMENGIEVYVVSAASEELVRMVASDPKYGYNVKPQNVIGVTMLLKNRQTNELTTARKQVSAGQYDEKANLGLELTPYLWTPATWMAGKQGAILTYIDQWKKPVLVAGDTPDSDGYMLFHGVDVKKGGIHLWVNRKDKYMTQLNGMIRTNAEAQAKEGLPVTADKNWVIVKPDEIQ; from the coding sequence ATGAAGCTCGCGCCAAAATTGCTGGTCGCCGCACTCTGTTTGGGTCTGGCAGGTCAGGCTTTCTCCACCGAGCTCACGCACTGGCCGGCACCGGCAGCCAAGCAACTCAATGCAATGATCGAGGCGAATGCCAATAAAGGTAACTTCGCTGTCTTTGACATGGATAACACCAGCTACCGTAACGATCTTGAAGAATCGCTGCTGCCGTTCATGGAGAACAAAGGGCTGATCACCCGTGAAAAGCTCGATCCCTCCCTCAAATTGATGCCATTTAAAGACACCGCTGACCATAAGGAAAGCCTGTTCAGTTACTACTATCGCCTCTGCGAAGTGGACGACATGGTGTGCTATCCATGGGTTGCGCAGGTATTCTCCGGTTTCACCCTCCAGGAACTCAAAGGCTATGTTGATGAGTTGATGGCCTCGGGCAAGCCCGTGCCAAGTACCTATTATGACGGCGATGAGGTCAAGACCATCGAGGTCCAGCCGCCTAAGGTTTTCGCCGGTCAGACCGAGCTGTACAACAAGCTGATGGAAAACGGTATCGAGGTGTACGTGGTGAGTGCCGCGTCAGAGGAGTTGGTGCGCATGGTCGCCTCCGACCCGAAGTACGGCTACAACGTCAAACCGCAAAACGTCATCGGCGTAACGATGCTGCTTAAGAATCGGCAGACCAATGAACTGACCACCGCTCGTAAGCAGGTGAGTGCGGGTCAATACGATGAGAAGGCCAACCTCGGCCTTGAATTGACTCCGTATCTGTGGACACCTGCAACCTGGATGGCAGGCAAGCAGGGCGCCATCCTGACTTACATCGACCAGTGGAAAAAACCGGTTCTGGTGGCAGGTGACACCCCAGACAGCGACGGCTATATGCTATTCCACGGCGTCGACGTCAAGAAAGGCGGGATTCATCTGTGGGTCAACCGCAAAGACAAGTACATGACTCAACTCAACGGCATGATAAGAACCAACGCCGAGGCGCAAGCCAAGGAAGGTTTGCCCGTGACGGCTGACAAGAACTGGGTCATCGTCAAGCCAGATGAGATCCAGTAA
- a CDS encoding Na/Pi cotransporter family protein: MLTLLNLLSAVALLIWGTHIVRTGILRVYGSNLRHVISQSMSKRWLAFVAGIGVTAVVQSSNATAMLVTSFVGQGLMTLTPALATMLGADVGTAVMARVLTFDLSWLSPLLIFVGVIFFLSRKQTRLGQLGRVGIGLGLIILALQLIVEAATPITQAQGVKVIFASLTGDILLDALVGALFAMISYSSLAAVLLTAMLAGAGLISLPVAIGLVIGANIGSGVLAFLSTSMQNAAGRQVALGSLLYKLIGLLLIIPVLDPLVEWIDSLDFSRQEIVIGFHLLYNTTRCLILLPTIGPMAKLCTWLIPEKPEINGAAKARHLDPTALATPSLALANAARETLRLGDLIDNLLESMRDVLHSQQSAVTLETRRLTDDVETLYSAIKLYLAQMPREDLSPQDSRRWAETIELAINLKLASDLIERMLRKVQQQKTSQRQSFSETGLEELAGLHSQLIANLRLGLSVFLSSDKESARQLLKEKRRFRAQERRLAHAHVSRLQRKIVQSIETSSLHLELIADMKRLNSLFCSSAYAVLETSDTGALAVDDLSEVKHST, from the coding sequence ATGCTCACTCTGCTTAATTTGTTATCTGCCGTGGCCCTGTTGATTTGGGGCACACATATTGTCCGAACCGGCATACTGCGGGTATACGGCTCAAACTTGCGCCACGTTATTAGCCAGAGCATGTCCAAGCGCTGGCTGGCGTTTGTCGCAGGGATTGGCGTGACAGCGGTCGTCCAGAGCAGTAACGCCACCGCCATGCTGGTCACCTCGTTTGTTGGCCAAGGCCTGATGACGCTGACACCAGCGCTGGCGACCATGCTCGGTGCCGATGTCGGTACTGCAGTGATGGCACGGGTGCTGACGTTCGACCTGTCATGGCTATCGCCACTGCTGATCTTCGTCGGTGTGATCTTTTTCCTGTCACGTAAGCAAACTCGGCTAGGGCAGTTGGGCCGGGTCGGTATTGGTCTGGGGCTGATCATTCTGGCCTTGCAACTGATTGTCGAAGCCGCCACACCGATCACCCAGGCGCAAGGCGTAAAAGTGATTTTCGCCTCACTGACCGGCGACATCCTGCTTGATGCGTTGGTTGGAGCCTTATTCGCGATGATTTCCTACTCAAGCCTTGCCGCCGTATTGCTCACTGCAATGCTGGCAGGCGCAGGCTTGATCAGCCTGCCGGTGGCTATCGGCCTGGTGATTGGCGCTAATATTGGCAGCGGCGTGCTGGCTTTTCTCAGCACCAGCATGCAAAACGCGGCGGGCCGCCAAGTGGCGCTTGGCAGCCTGTTATACAAACTGATCGGCCTGCTGTTGATTATCCCCGTGCTCGACCCGTTGGTGGAGTGGATCGACAGCCTCGACTTTAGCCGTCAGGAAATAGTGATTGGCTTCCACCTGCTATACAACACCACACGCTGCCTGATCCTGCTGCCCACCATTGGGCCAATGGCCAAACTCTGCACGTGGTTGATACCCGAAAAGCCAGAAATCAATGGCGCAGCCAAGGCGCGGCACCTGGACCCAACCGCGCTGGCCACACCGAGCCTGGCGCTGGCCAATGCAGCGCGGGAAACCTTGCGCCTCGGTGACTTGATCGACAACTTGCTCGAAAGCATGCGCGATGTGCTGCATAGCCAACAGAGCGCGGTGACTCTGGAAACCCGCCGCCTGACCGATGATGTTGAAACGCTCTACAGCGCCATCAAGCTGTATCTGGCGCAAATGCCACGCGAAGACTTGAGCCCTCAAGACAGCCGTCGCTGGGCGGAAACCATCGAGTTGGCGATCAATCTCAAACTTGCCAGCGACCTGATCGAACGCATGCTGCGCAAGGTTCAGCAGCAAAAGACTTCGCAACGCCAATCATTTTCCGAAACCGGCCTGGAAGAACTGGCTGGCTTGCACAGCCAGCTAATCGCCAACCTGCGTTTGGGCTTGTCGGTGTTTCTCAGTTCCGACAAGGAAAGCGCCCGCCAACTACTTAAAGAGAAGCGCCGCTTCCGCGCCCAGGAACGCCGCTTGGCCCACGCTCACGTCAGCCGACTGCAGCGTAAAATTGTGCAAAGCATCGAAACCAGTTCGTTGCACCTAGAGCTGATCGCCGACATGAAGCGCCTGAATTCACTGTTTTGCAGCAGTGCCTACGCAGTGCTGGAAACCTCGGATACTGGCGCGCTGGCAGTGGATGATTTATCCGAGGTCAAGCATTCAACTTGA